A stretch of DNA from Candidatus Omnitrophota bacterium:
TGGTATCTGGGAACGGCTGACGCGATATACCAGAACCTGAATACCATGGATATCGACCGGCCGGATGATGTGTTGATCCTTGCCGGAGACCATGTTTACAAGATGAATTATTCGGCAATGGTCGATTTTCACCGCCAGTCCAAGGCGGACATTACCTTGAGCGTGGTCGAGATGGATCAGGCAAAATCCGAACACTTCGGCGTGGTGGAGGTGGACAACCAGTCAAGGGTGTGCGGTTTTCAGGAAAAACCCCATTCCCCTCATACGATCCCCGGACAGCCGGGAAAGATATACGCTTCTATGGGTATATATATATTCCGGCATCAGGCGCTTAAAGAGGAGCTTTTAGAGGACGCGCATATGGATAATTCCCAGCATGATTTCGGCAAAGATATCATACCCCGGATGGTCAAGAAGGGCGCGAAGGTTATGGCGTATAATTTTATAGATGAGAACAGGAAAGAAGCCAAATACTGGCGGGATATCGGTGCTATCGACGCCTATTACGAGGCGAATATGGACTTGATCGATGTTGCCCCGGTTTTTAATCTCTATGATAAAAACTGGCCTATCCGCACTTATCAGGAACAGTTCCCCCCGGCCAAGACCGTGTTTGCCGGGGAGGAGATCACCGGCAGGGTGGGGCTTGCCCTGGATTCCCTGGTTTCCGGAGGGAGCATAATCAGCGGCGGCCAGGTAAAACGCTCGATACTTTCCCCTAATGTGAGGATCAACAGCTTTTGCCGGGTGGACGATTCCATATTGATGGAAGGGGTGAATGTCGGCAGGTACGCCAGGATAAAGCGCAGCATAATCGACAAGGACGTGAATATCCCCGAAGGAACGGTAATAGGTTACGATCCGGATGAGGACCGCAAGCGGTTCTATGTCACTGAATCCGGCATTGTGGTGGTGGCCAAGAAAACCGAGATAAGGGAGAGAGAATGAAAAACGCGCAGGTGAGGAAGGCGAATATAAAGGATATAAAGCAGATACAGGGGTTGATAAATTATTTTGCTAAGCATGACCTGATGCTGCCCCGTTCGTTGAATGAGTTGTACGAGAATATACGGGATTTCTGGGTCATCGACCTCAAAGGAAAGATCCTGGGCTGCGCCGCGGTGCATATATCCTGGGATGATCTGGTGGAGATCAAGTCGGTGGCAGTGGATAAGGATCACCATAAGAAAGGCCTGGGCTTGCTGCTTTTAGGCGAATGCTTAAAGGAATCAAGGTCCCTGGGAGCCAAAAGGGTGTTTGTCCTGACCTATGCCCCGGATTTTTTCCGCAAGGCCGGATTCCGCAAGATCGAGCATTCGGCGCTGCCGCATAAGATATGGGCCGAATGCATCAACTGCCCGAAATTCCCGGATTGCAAGGAGACCGCGCTTTTAAAAAATATTGCAAAATAGAACAGGTATAGTATAATTAAGTGTTTTTATATCAAAAGTGTTATGGGGTTGGGATTTGAGGCGGTATTAATATGACTGACACCCGCGCAATGGCACCCGACTTTATTGGAATAAGTCGGTGTGTGCTCGGTAGCACAGAATATGTGCCGGTGTGGTATCTTGAAAAATAGACACCCGGACCAATCGGAATATGGTCCGGTGTCGCATAGGTATGCGAGGAGGTTTGAATGTTGGATTATTTGTTGACTGATGAACAGAAAATGATCAAGGAACTGGCCCATAAGATCGCCGAGGAAAAGGTCAGGCCGGTGGCAGCAAAGCACGATAAAACCGAGGAATTCCCCTGGGAGATTTTGAAGGTTATCGGGGAATCCGATCTTTTCGGATTGTTCATTCCCGAGGAATACGGCGGGATGGGCGTTAATGTGCTCAACCTTTGTCTGGCTACCGAAGAATTATCCCGCGCCTGCGGCGGCATCGCGGTCTGCTATGCGGCTTCGGCTTTGGGGACATTCCCGATAGTATTGTTCGGCAATGACGAGCAGAAAAAGAAATACCTGCCGGACCTGGCCAGGGGGACCAAGATAGCGGCATTCGGCCTTACTGAGCCTGAGGCGGGTTCAGATGCCGGCGCGATCAAGACCACTGCCAGAAAAGAAGGCGATCATTACGTATTGAACGGGACAAAGCATTTTATCACCAACGGCGGCGAGGCTCAGACTTATACCGTGGTGGCGATGACCAATAAGGCTAAAGGGGCTCGCGGGGCCAGCGCTTTTATCGTGGAAAAAGGGACTAAAGGATTTACCTTCGGCAAGAAAGAAGATAAGATGGGTATCCGCGCCTCGATCACCCAGGAACTGGTCTTTAACGAATGCAAGATTCCCAAAGAGAACCTGCTTTCCAAGGAAGGCATGGGTTTTATCGTGACAATGAAAACATTCGATATGTCCCGCCCCGGCGTTGCGGCGCAGGCCTTAGGTATAGCGCAGGGCGCGATGGAGCTGGCGGTAAAGTATGCCAAGCAAAGGCACCAGTTCGGCAAATCCATCTCCAGTTTTCAGGGGATACAGTGGATGCTGGCGGATATGGCCACTGAGATAGAGGCGGCCAGGGCATTGGTTTATTCTTCGGCCAGGATGGTGGACGCCGGAGTAAAAGACGTGGGCAGCGCCTCGGCGATGGCCAAGCTTTACGCCTCGGACGTGGCTATGAGGGTGACTAACGACGCTATCCAGATATTCGGCGGGTACGGTTATATGAAGGATTATCCGATCGAAAAATATATGCGTGACGCGAAGATCACTCAGATATACGAGGGTACCAACCAGATCCAGCGCAATATCATCGGTCTGCAGTTGATAAAAGATCTGGCCAAGTGATCCAAGGAGGGTAATGGATAACGTACCCGAAAGAAGGAAATTCACCAGGGCGCTTTTATTCGCGGAGATCATCTTTAAGCGCAGGAAAACGCCGGATGAACCCGGACAGGTTTCAATAACCCGGAATATCGGCCGGGGAGGGTTGTGCATTATTTCCAGTATCAAGCTGGATGACGGAGAGATATTGGACCTGAGCATATCACTGCCTCAGGAAGATAAAGCGATCGAGGTCGCCAGCAGGGTGGTCTGGGTAAAAGAGTATACAATAAGCGAGACTATACAGGCAAAAAGATATACTGTGGGGGTGGAGTTTTTTGGCGGCAGCGAGCTGGCGATGGAAAAGATCGACCGCTATATAGCCAGCCACAACAACCCGGGAAAATCATGAACATAATCATTTGCATCAAGCAGGTTCCGGAAACAACAGAGGTCAGGATCAATCCCCAGACCAATACCTTGATCCGTGACGGGGTCAAATCAATTATCAACCCTTTTGATATGTACGCCATCGAAGAAGGCGTGCGGCTTAAGGAGCGGTTCGGCGGAAAGATCGTGGTGGTAACTATGGGCCCGCCGCAGGCTGAAGCCGCTTTGCGCGAAGCCATATCTATGGGCTGCGACGAGGCTATTCTGGTATCCGACCGCGCGTTCGCAGGAAGCGATACCTGGGCTACCAGCTATACCTTATCCTGCGCCATAAAAAGGATCGCCAAAGAGGCCGGCGGCATGGACCTGGTGATCTGCGGAAAGCAGGCGTCCGACGGTGACACGGCGCAGGTAGGGCCGGGGATCTCCACGCACCTGGACATCCCCCAGATAACCTATGTCAAGAAGATCGAAGAGATAAAAGAAAAAAAGGCGCGGGTGGAAAGAATGACCGAAGAAGGCTATGACGTAATGGAAGCCCCCCTCCCGGCATTATTTACGGTAGTCAAAGAGATCAATCAGCCGCGCATACCTTCTTTGAAAGGGATGATGAAGGCCAAATCCGCGAAGATTACCCATTGGACGGCCAAGG
This window harbors:
- a CDS encoding electron transfer flavoprotein subunit beta/FixA family protein, yielding MNIIICIKQVPETTEVRINPQTNTLIRDGVKSIINPFDMYAIEEGVRLKERFGGKIVVVTMGPPQAEAALREAISMGCDEAILVSDRAFAGSDTWATSYTLSCAIKRIAKEAGGMDLVICGKQASDGDTAQVGPGISTHLDIPQITYVKKIEEIKEKKARVERMTEEGYDVMEAPLPALFTVVKEINQPRIPSLKGMMKAKSAKITHWTAKDIDADPQNLGLSGSPTNVVRIFTPPQRQGGQMLAGETPEIVEKLAGLIKSEIIG
- a CDS encoding N-acetyltransferase codes for the protein MKNAQVRKANIKDIKQIQGLINYFAKHDLMLPRSLNELYENIRDFWVIDLKGKILGCAAVHISWDDLVEIKSVAVDKDHHKKGLGLLLLGECLKESRSLGAKRVFVLTYAPDFFRKAGFRKIEHSALPHKIWAECINCPKFPDCKETALLKNIAK
- a CDS encoding PilZ domain-containing protein, yielding MDNVPERRKFTRALLFAEIIFKRRKTPDEPGQVSITRNIGRGGLCIISSIKLDDGEILDLSISLPQEDKAIEVASRVVWVKEYTISETIQAKRYTVGVEFFGGSELAMEKIDRYIASHNNPGKS
- a CDS encoding acyl-CoA dehydrogenase, with product MDYLLTDEQKMIKELAHKIAEEKVRPVAAKHDKTEEFPWEILKVIGESDLFGLFIPEEYGGMGVNVLNLCLATEELSRACGGIAVCYAASALGTFPIVLFGNDEQKKKYLPDLARGTKIAAFGLTEPEAGSDAGAIKTTARKEGDHYVLNGTKHFITNGGEAQTYTVVAMTNKAKGARGASAFIVEKGTKGFTFGKKEDKMGIRASITQELVFNECKIPKENLLSKEGMGFIVTMKTFDMSRPGVAAQALGIAQGAMELAVKYAKQRHQFGKSISSFQGIQWMLADMATEIEAARALVYSSARMVDAGVKDVGSASAMAKLYASDVAMRVTNDAIQIFGGYGYMKDYPIEKYMRDAKITQIYEGTNQIQRNIIGLQLIKDLAK
- the glgC gene encoding glucose-1-phosphate adenylyltransferase; this encodes MKMKNNVLTFIMAGGKGERLWPLTKDRTKPAVPFGGIYRIIDFPLSNCINSGLRKVYVLTQYKSASLQRHIRLGWNILSSELNEYIELLPAQQRVGDTWYLGTADAIYQNLNTMDIDRPDDVLILAGDHVYKMNYSAMVDFHRQSKADITLSVVEMDQAKSEHFGVVEVDNQSRVCGFQEKPHSPHTIPGQPGKIYASMGIYIFRHQALKEELLEDAHMDNSQHDFGKDIIPRMVKKGAKVMAYNFIDENRKEAKYWRDIGAIDAYYEANMDLIDVAPVFNLYDKNWPIRTYQEQFPPAKTVFAGEEITGRVGLALDSLVSGGSIISGGQVKRSILSPNVRINSFCRVDDSILMEGVNVGRYARIKRSIIDKDVNIPEGTVIGYDPDEDRKRFYVTESGIVVVAKKTEIRERE